Genomic DNA from Streptococcus uberis:
GGATTATTAGACATCACTTCTATCAGGGCAGTATCTGGCTGCTTATCAACAACATCACGCATACTAACGACGCCTAAGACGCAGTTTTCTCTTGAAAGAATAGGAAAGCGAACATGTCTTTTGTTTTTGACCAACTGATTAAAATCCTCGATAGTCATGTCCTCAAAAAGAAAACCATAGTCTTCAATAGGAATCATCACTTTTTCAACAGTTTTCAAATCTGTTTTAATTCTGAAATTCAAGAGGGCATGGTTGATCATGGTTGCGACTGTAAAGGTATCATATTGCGTCACCATAACTGGAATTCCTAAGTGATCAGCTGTTTTAATGACTTTTGCTGAAATAGGAAAGCCACCAGTCACTAGGATAGCATTATGATTTTCCAAGGCTAAAAGTTGGATTTCTTCTCTATCACCAACAATCAATAACCCACCTTTTACAAGGTACTTCATGATATTTTTTTCAGTCATTGCCCCAATTGAGAACTTGCTAAATTCATGTCCCAGACCTGTCTTACCTGCTACAACTTCTGAATCACTGATTCTGGCAATTTCTGTATAAGTGAGTTTATCAATTCTAACACGGCTTTTACGTTCAACGCGAACCGTCCCACTTCTCGGTTTTGTTTCAACAATACCTCTATTTTCAGCCTCTTTTATGGCACGATAAGCTGTTCCATCACTCACATTTAGATGGTTCGATATACTTCTAACACTGACTCTTTTCCCAATGGCAAGTTTTTCTAAATATTCTAAGATTTCCTGATGTTTACTCATGATAGTCACCTATATTAAGTTGATATTTTTTGTAATAGCGCATTTTTCGTGTATAACGATCACTACCTTTAAACTGTTCAATAAAAGTGAATCCCGCCTTTTCAGCCACTTTTTGACTTGCCTGATTTTCCAGATGCGTTAAAATGATTAAGCTTTTTAAACCTAACTCTTTAAAAGCAAGAAAAACAATATTTTTCACCACTTCTGTCATCATACCTTGACAACGATAGTGATTGTCCAAAAAATAAGCCAATTCAGCTTCTTTCTTTTGTGTGTCAATCTTTTCTAACTTAATAAAACCTAGTAGGGTGTGACTAGATTTATCTGAAATTGCCCAAACACCCAAAGGTTTTTTCAAAAAAGAATGGGTTAGCAGATAATCGCTTTCTTCTTGACTAATAACACGTGGAAAAACAAAATGAAGGTTATCCTTGTCAGAAGCTATATCATAGAATGCTTTTGCATCAGAAAAGCTAGGTGGTCTTAAGGTTAACCTCTCTGTCTCATAAAAAGAATAACGAGCTAATTGTGTCCAAAAATCCATTAACTTCACCTTTATTTTTGCCTAATATTAGCTTATTATACCAAATTAATGGAAATTCTTCTATAACAGATTGATAGCAATCTTAAACTGTATTAATTTGACATAAAAAGCCTAGGCATAGGCCTAGACTTAATCAACTTATAACTTCGCTTGCCACTTATTAGCCCATACCAAATCATTTGGTTGACCATTAAAGTTTTCTTTACCCTCTAAAGCATCTAACAACGTTTCAATCGTATTTGCATTATAGTGATAAGCATTAATAGCTGTTTTAACCATTGTTGCATCATGTAAGTGTGTTGTATAGTTCAACGAAACAAATACAGTTGGGACTTCATGGACGTACCAAGGTACCTCATTTGACATTGCTGTTTTCCATTGGATACGGTAATTGTTTTGGGCACCATATCCCACAACATTAGCAACTGTCAAGGCTAAATCCACAGACTCACGATATTTCAATGTTGCACCTTTAACACGAGTGGTACCATCATTAATCTCAACCTCATATCCACGACGCTCAAGAGCTGTTTTGATACTTTCTAAAACAGTGTCGTCAGCTGCATGAATACCTCCTTTTTCACCTTCTAGGTAATAAAGGCGGATGCGTTTATGCGTTTGAGGACTGATTGGAAGATTTCCTTGAGTATCTTTTAGAAGCGTCAAGCTACGCTTAGCAGCTTCTTTTTGCCATCTTAAATGTTCCTCACACCCGATAATTGACAATTCAGAAGGATCTTTTAATAATGTTTTTTGAGCTTGTTTTTCATGTAAGTTTAACTTAGCTTTTAATCCCAGGATACGACGTACTGCATCTTGTAAACGTTCTTCGGTAATTACACCATTTTTATAACCATTGAGCATAAAGTTATAATCTTCTTCCATATTGTTGAAGAATAAGAACATATCACATCCAGCGGCGATAGCTTGAGGGACATAATCTTCACGTCGCATTGCTGATGTCATACCTAACATATGGCTCGCATCTGTAATCACCAATCCATTGAAATTAAGATTATTTTTAAGCAAACCATTTATTAGTTCAGGAGCTAATGTTGCAGGTAATATATCCTCATCTTTTAGAGAAGGGTCTAATTTTTGTTGATAATATGGTAGAGCAATATGTCCAGCCATAATCATTTCAACACCGTTTTCAATGTGATTTTTGTAAACTCGTCCAAAACTGTCGTCCCAACGGTCAGGTGATAATTCGTTTACCCCTAAAACTAAATGTTGGTCACGTTCTTCTGTACCATCTCCAGGGAAATGTTTGATACATTGGATCATCTCACGTTCAGCTGTCAAGCCTTCTAAGTATGCTGTTGTGTATTTGATAACATCATCAGCATTAGTTCCATAAGCACGTGTATTAACAATAGTATTACGCCAATTTTCCAATATATCCACACATGGATCAAAGTTAACATTAACACCTAGAGCACTTGCCTCACGCGCAGAGACTAATCCTGCATGATAAGGTGCCCATGTGTCGCGACTAGCCTCAGATTGTGCTCCAGAAGAAATATAAGTTCCTCCTTTTACTGCACCATCACCGCCTGAATCACAGTTTGCAGCAACAAGTAAGGGCACTTTGGAGTGAGTTTGTAATTCATTAAGTAAACCTTGAACTTCCTCAGGGGTACCATTCATGTAACGCGCACCACCGATATGATATTTTTCAAGTATTTCTTTATTTGTTAGGCTATTTCCAGAAAAAGCATCTTCACCAAAGAAAAATAAGTTAACAAATAATTGACCTATTTTTTCTTCGACAGATAAGTCAGCC
This window encodes:
- the spxR gene encoding CBS-HotDog domain-containing transcription factor SpxR, with amino-acid sequence MSKHQEILEYLEKLAIGKRVSVRSISNHLNVSDGTAYRAIKEAENRGIVETKPRSGTVRVERKSRVRIDKLTYTEIARISDSEVVAGKTGLGHEFSKFSIGAMTEKNIMKYLVKGGLLIVGDREEIQLLALENHNAILVTGGFPISAKVIKTADHLGIPVMVTQYDTFTVATMINHALLNFRIKTDLKTVEKVMIPIEDYGFLFEDMTIEDFNQLVKNKRHVRFPILSRENCVLGVVSMRDVVDKQPDTALIEVMSNNPITAHPNTSLANISQKMIFEDLNMLPVVDEDKKVLGVITRRLAMEHLQNSQKNNRNTFSEQILSDLYEYHHYFQLLVEPNMIDTTGNLAQGVISEILKEITLKVFSRKYQKNIIIEQMMIYFLHAAQIDDQLKIYPKIITENRKSGTLDFEIYVDDHVVAKAIVTSKIN
- a CDS encoding GNAT family N-acetyltransferase — its product is MDFWTQLARYSFYETERLTLRPPSFSDAKAFYDIASDKDNLHFVFPRVISQEESDYLLTHSFLKKPLGVWAISDKSSHTLLGFIKLEKIDTQKKEAELAYFLDNHYRCQGMMTEVVKNIVFLAFKELGLKSLIILTHLENQASQKVAEKAGFTFIEQFKGSDRYTRKMRYYKKYQLNIGDYHE
- a CDS encoding glycoside hydrolase family 3 protein, translating into MPTLVNLKEKPYNLSDSQIAWVEETLADLSVEEKIGQLFVNLFFFGEDAFSGNSLTNKEILEKYHIGGARYMNGTPEEVQGLLNELQTHSKVPLLVAANCDSGGDGAVKGGTYISSGAQSEASRDTWAPYHAGLVSAREASALGVNVNFDPCVDILENWRNTIVNTRAYGTNADDVIKYTTAYLEGLTAEREMIQCIKHFPGDGTEERDQHLVLGVNELSPDRWDDSFGRVYKNHIENGVEMIMAGHIALPYYQQKLDPSLKDEDILPATLAPELINGLLKNNLNFNGLVITDASHMLGMTSAMRREDYVPQAIAAGCDMFLFFNNMEEDYNFMLNGYKNGVITEERLQDAVRRILGLKAKLNLHEKQAQKTLLKDPSELSIIGCEEHLRWQKEAAKRSLTLLKDTQGNLPISPQTHKRIRLYYLEGEKGGIHAADDTVLESIKTALERRGYEVEINDGTTRVKGATLKYRESVDLALTVANVVGYGAQNNYRIQWKTAMSNEVPWYVHEVPTVFVSLNYTTHLHDATMVKTAINAYHYNANTIETLLDALEGKENFNGQPNDLVWANKWQAKL